TACAAAAGCCCTGTGACACTGGTGCACAATTTGTTATGAAAACAGGCTATATATGACAAATGTATGTCCAAAGAACAGTTGCTAAACGAAATGCTGACTCAGTGTACAATAACTCGCGCAGTGCAATCTTGGTTGTTGCGTCAGCAAACATTACGGACGGCACatgactgcttacgtgctgtgtgTGAATGCGAATGCCCTTCTCTCGTCAGCTACTAGTTAACTACATTTGTTTCCTAGTCAGTGCTGGGTAGTAACTATAGTGCTAAATTCTCACACGCATTAACAGTAAACGCATTTGTGCTGAAGCTTTAGGTCAAAGGCATTTGTGAACACGTTAATTTCAAAGGCGTTTATCCGAAAAATTTGTCCCGAAAGCCGTTCGACCTGAAGGTATGCACCTTAACGCATTTTTACCTATAGGACTCAGATTTCTTAAGCACATGTTGTTCACTGTAATGACAGGGTGATATATTCAGAAACACTACTACCTGTGCAACGATCAAATGAAACATCAAATGAAACTTATTATAAGTGCAATTTTCTAGTCGCACTTCTGCTAACTGGTTCGCTAGTTGTATCTTCGAACTTATTATTGAGACTGGCATTCATATCTAAACCTGTTCATCTGTTCAATTGTCATCTCGAGTATGTCCTTGTGCAAAAATCTGCGATTTGCTCACCTTCTTCAGACACAGTGCCTTGGCATGTGTTGCTATAGACCGCTCCTCCATGGCGCTTTAGACTACCGGCCAGTCTTTCTGTGAGCGTGAGCCCACTGGACTCCAGCTGGCTGTTAGGCAGTGCCCTGCAGCACAGAGTAAACGAGTCTATTTCTTGCAATTTTTCTTCTGCCTCTTCAAGAGAAAGACCTCCCCTTTCTGCATGCAAAGCGCCCTTTATATATGTGCGGCATAAAATGCCATCTTCCTTGAGATGAAATGCCACCAGTTTGTCATGGTATCTTTCAATGTTCTCTTCTTCGAGCCTTGAGGTGGCGTAAAAAACACCGTCGACATTGGGGAAGAGCAAAGTTGTCCAGTTGCTCTGAGGCGGAGTCCTAAGTCGAAGTAATGACTGCGCGTCTTGATGAAGGTTGACAGGTGGCTCTAAAGTGCCGTCGGCCACATCATCTTGTGCAACTCTGTATGCCTTCGCATGATGGCTAGGGTCTGCAAGGCCCGCGGCACTGCCCTTTCTCTTATTGTGATCATGCTCGACCCTGAACGCCCTGCTGGGTCTCGCTCGTGGCTGCCCCCGCTGCAAGACGGTGCAGCAGGTCCAAGCTGTGCAACATCACATCGCTCATCGCAAAACATTACTGAATTTCCTTTCACAGGCACAGCTCCAACAG
The Amblyomma americanum isolate KBUSLIRL-KWMA chromosome 3, ASM5285725v1, whole genome shotgun sequence genome window above contains:
- the LOC144124567 gene encoding uncharacterized protein LOC144124567, whose product is CCTAWTCCTVLQRGQPRARPSRAFRVEHDHNKRKGSAAGLADPSHHAKAYRVAQDDVADGTLEPPVNLHQDAQSLLRLRTPPQSNWTTLLFPNVDGVFYATSRLEEENIERYHDKLVAFHLKEDGILCRTYIKGALHAERGGLSLEEAEEKLQEIDSFTLCCRALPNSQLESSGLTLTERLAGSLKRHGGAVYSNTCQGTVSEEGAKCSPCRAATILLLRRKYKLMAVAAAAAKRSIRHRERKTMRQRRLHVRVADLERKVKGIAKKNRGLPTAAVAQWLGRSAILIRCTRVRTRPRRLRFYGGKTLRRPWAVRCQCTLKIPRWSKLFRSPPLRHFLLSFFFHSLP